In Engraulis encrasicolus isolate BLACKSEA-1 chromosome 15, IST_EnEncr_1.0, whole genome shotgun sequence, the genomic window TATAACCACCGCTTCGGTTATGAAACGCGCTGTTTGGATAGGCTCTAGTGGTAGCGTGTGATCTGTTATACAAAGTTACAGCAATGGCTTTGCTGCTCTGCTCATGCACATGAACTCATGGTCATTTCAACGTCACGGTAGTACGCTAATCACGTGGGAAAATATTGTCACATGACTCTGTCAGATCAACTGAAAGCACAGCTGCTGTGCTTGCTTATGCCGGGGAAAGTGTGCTGTGGCCAAGCGCACTCAGTGCTCTGGTCTGAGAAATAAAGGACGTGCTCTAGCTATCATGTCACGTTTTCAGCGTCTGTTTCCCTTTCCTCAAAGGTATGGCGGTGGGAGGTTTCGCTTCTTATCTCTGACTGAAATCTCCCCACCTCCtacttacacacattttttaaaaaacataccGTTGTCTGGTCCGTGCAGATAACACAGGGACACGCCCATCCCTCACTTTCAAGTAGCCTACCACCACACATGAGCCCATGTAGCCCATTCATGTTTATGGTAATGCTGTAGCAGGTGGTGACAATGCACACACTACTACAAccattcctttctctcttctataGGCTtgcgtgagagaggaagagaggaggtaggGAGTGAGCGAGTGCGTGAGAGGGGCAAGAGTGGAGTGAGAAGATCACGTGTGACACTGGTATGGCCGTGGAAAAGGGCGGCGCGTTGAAGAATGACGGCGTGCAGCCGAAACTTGTGGACGGTGGCTCGGGGGAGACACTGCAGCTGCATGACCGGGGCCAGTGGGCCAGCAAGGCCGAGTTCCTGCTGGCCGTGGCCGGGCAAATCATCGGCCTCGGCAACGTCTGGCGCTTCCCTTATCTCTGCTACAAGAATGGaggaggtcagtgtgtgtgtgtgtgcgtctgtgtgattgCATGCACGATTGCCTTCACACGTCAGATTGCATCCAAAGAGTGGCcattcactttgtgtgtgtgtatgtgtgtgtgtgtgtgtgtgtacgtgtgcgtttttgtgttaaTAGCAGTACTATTGATTATTGTATGTGCTCCACCAGTGTATCAGCACTTGTTATCAGTAGTGCTATAAACGGTTTATGATGTTCTTAATTACTTTAGTGTGTCACCTTTTCCGCTTTACgcattctctttgtgtgtgtgtgggtgggtgtgtgtctgtctgtctgcgtgtctgtctgcgtgtctgtctgcgtgtctgtgtgtcattgtCATGTTTGCCTTTTTAAGGAAGTCTTTctctgaattgtgtgtgtgtgtgtgtgtgtgtgtgtgtgtgtgtgtgtgtgtgtatgtgtgtgtgtgtgtgtgtgtgtgtgtgatcaggtgTGTTTTTCGTGCCCTACCTGCTCTTCCTGGTGCTGTGTGGGGTGCCATTGTTTCTGCTGGAGACCTCACTTGGCCAGTTCACCTGCCTGGGCGGGGTCAGTGCATGGAGGAGCATTTGCCCACTCTTTGGAGGTAATTGtcccagtctacacacacacacacacacacacacacacacacacacacacacacacacacacacacacacacacacacacacacacacacagaggaaaagtgaagaggagaagagtgattTTTCTACCCTGTGGAGGTTATCCCCCtattcctaacacacacacacacacacacacacacacacacacacacacacacacacacacacacacacacacacatacacacacacacacacacacacctttgctccGGAGGCGGACAAGAGTACTTTCTGCCGCAGACAGAAAGTCTGCCACCTTGAATTGTCTTTATGCATGTCATTAGCCCCTGAAGTACGTTCATTTGCTGAATTCCTCCCCGTAGCCTGGGGGAGCTAGCATTGTTTTGAACATCGGAATACCTTAATATTATACgcttttataatgtgtgtgtttgtgtgtgtgcgtgtgtgcgcgtgttgaatCTTCTCCTCAGGTATGCAAGCCAGATCAGtatgtgcttgtttgtctgtgcatctgtctaaacctgtgtgggtgtgtatgtgtatgtgtgtgtttgtgtgtgtgtgtgtgtgtgtgtgtgtgtgtgtgtgtgtgtgtgtgtgtgtgtgtgtgtgggtgtgtatgtgtatgtgtgtgtttgtgtggtgtcttctcttctcctcaggtCTGGGCTATGCGAGCCAGATCATGATTCTGCACGGGTGTGTGTACTACATTGTCATCCTGGCCTGGGCTTTCTTCTACCTCTGCTCCAGCTTCCAGAGCGTACTGCCCTGGTCACACTGCAACAACACCTGGaacacaggtgaacacacacacacacacacacacacacacacacacacacacacacacacacactcaacaggtaaaatgttttttttttcaggaccaACATTTTGTTTCACATAGGACCTCTTACTAAATACTGTGTAATACATATATCTCAATAATTACTATGAAACcgctgtgtattttctgggtaacaaaagggtaacagagagaagtcacCTGTTCGATACCATCTAACTTCTCTCTGGTACCccgttgttacccagaaaatatacTGTAATTACGTACAGTGACTGTACTGTAAAAGGAATTGTTACCAAATATTCCAGATCATTGTTttactgaaaaaaatattgaGATTGCTAAATTAAAAAGGGCAATAAAATGCTGCTATTTTTCTTGAGCTTGTTTTTCGGATGCGATTTTCTTTAGTTTATTTTTTACCTGAAGCCATGTAATGTAAACCTGTGTTTCGGTgttaatatttgtgaaattatttTGTCTtgtattttttcatcttttcccTCATTTACAGTACATGTCGATAAATCTAGAATATGTGTATAGCAATCATACCACAAATTAGACAATATTATATCCCAGATCTTTGCTTCTAGAATTTTAGCTAAATATCCCCGCTCTATATTGCAAGGGCTGTgtcattcagagaaggcagggtgtAAAACAGAAATCGCTTTCCCATGCAAATAGCCTGAGATTTTCCTTTGCTATGTGTTTTATGTATGGTATGCAAAGTGGAGAGCCTTTGTTAGCGTCAAGTGAAAGTGAATTATTTACCCATTGTGACAGGGATTGGTTTGCATAATAATTTACTTAAAAAGAACGTATTTTCCACAAATGAATATTTCATGGTGCAACAGTCACAGAGTATTGTAAGAAACCAAGTTGTGCCTGCTCTGTGAAACCTGCGTTCTGTATTATTGTCTGTACAAAGAAACTGAATTTTGCATTGAGATTGCGCGGCCCTGTATTGGGTAGATGCATCATGCATCGTGGAGACTGTCTGCTCCATTGCCGCCTAAGCCAGGTTACGGTACCGTTTTACACCACTCAAGATTGTCGTGCCGTGCGACTGTCCTGAAATTACCTGCAGGTTAAGAGTCTGTCACTGTGTGGAAAGACTGTTAATGTTTGAGCTCCTGTGGCACACTTCTTGGACTACACACCCCTCTTGTTGTTTGACGTAAATTGTTAACAGCTCGGGCATggccatgcagggctggactggggaagaaatagggcccgggcacttggctcaaaggggcccctcataattagcagcgcagaactgactcactggtggaccctgcaccctcgtgggcccccattttcagaaatgttaattttACGTTCTTGAAAATAGTGGCACatgaaggtgcggggcccaccaggaaatgcccgctatgccagatggccagcccagcacCTGTGGCCATGTTGTTTGTGTAAAATTGCACAGTATGCGTGCCTCTCTTTAGGTCATTGCACTCActgacattacacttggctgacacttttgtGCAGACATACTTTGAGTCATTTAGACACAGGGTAATCATTTACCTGAAACAATGTGATTAAATAACCTTCCAGACAAAACAAACCACATACACCTTGAAATAGAGCTTAGCCAATTAAATGTGCACGAATGCCCAAAATATTCTAATAAAGAAACTTTTTTCAGGCTTTCGGTGGTGGGGGgtcatggattttttttgtaatgAATATGTGACTTCCACAGTGTTGACCAGATACTCAGCCATTAGCTGTGGAgatgcatgtgttgtgttgtattggtcACCCTGTGTCACTGTTATGTCGTCCATCTCTGATGGCCGCGCATGACGACATGTGCTTGTGTTGCGGTTTGCAGCGGACTGTGTGGAATTTGACAAGCAGAACCTCACAGCCAATGCGAGCGGTTTGATGGGAAACGCCACATCGCCAGTGATGCAGTTCtgggagtaagtgtgtgtgtgtgtgtgcgtgcgtgcgtgcgtgcgtgcgtgcgtgcgtgcgtgcgtgcgtgcgtgcgtgcgcgttcacATGTTAGGTTGCATCCAAAGAGTCTGcaattactttgtgtgtgtgtgtgtatgtgtgtgtgtttgagagagatagagagagagagagagagagagagagagagagagagagagagagacagagagaaagagagagagagagagatagagagagagagagagagagagagagagagagagagagagagagaaagacagacgtgTATGTATCTGGGTCTGTGTTTGAGAAAGACGGGAAGACCATGAGTGGAACTTTGTGCTTGTATGTGAAATGTATGTGTGCACTGGGCAGTGAAAGAGTCAAGGATTCTTATTATGGTATGAatgtgatatacagtacatgatctgtgtgtgtgtgtgtgtgtgtgtgtgtgtgtgtgtgtgtgtgtgtgtgtgtgtgtgtgtgtgtgtgtgtgtgtgtgtgtgtgtgtgtgtgtgtgtgtgtgtgtgtgtgtgtgtgtgtgtgtgtgtgtgatttgtattTGTATCTAGgtggtgtatctgtgtgtgtgtatggatgtgatacatttcagaaattgttgttatattgtgtatgtgtgtgtgtgtggtttatattTATGTTTGAtcaatatacgtgtgtgtgtgtgtgtgtgcaggagggagGTGCTGAAGCTCTCTCCCAGTCCCGATGAGCTGGGCTCGGTCAACTGGCGTCTGGCTCTCTGTCTGCTCTTCGTCTGGGTCGTCTGCTACTTCTGTGTGTGGAAAGGTGTCAAATCCACAGGCAAGGTGAgcatgcgtacacgcacacacacacacacacacacacacacacacacacatacctatgcacgcacgcgcacacacacacacacacaaacactaaaaatGCTATTAATCAATAGTTCGATATGCTCATAAACTTCAAAACCCAAGCTAATGtgtagtactacacacacacacacacacacacacacacacacacacaaacaaacgcaataAAAAACAGCATTAGTCAATGTTTGGAAATGCTCACAAACCCCAAACTAATGTGGAGGACTTAATTACCAGGACTCCTTAGCGGTCCCACTTTACTGTTAATGGCTTGACTAATCATGTTAGATGCGTAGTCTTTTGAAGGAGTGGGGGACGCGTGCCAAACAGGGAGTCCATTCAGAAGCCCATTTTGCACTCTGGCTTTACTCAGCTCCACCACTGCCCATTAGTCTACTAAATGCTGCGGGTGTACTTGTGttttgccaagtgtgtgtgtgtgtgtgtgttatatgataatgtttgtgtatttgttgatAACTGTATCTATCCATTGTAGTATTTTTCTGCattttgtttgttgtgtgcgtgtgcatgcgtgcgggcgtgcttgcgtgtgctatATGATAATGTTTGTGTCTCTTgtactgtatatccattttggtatgttttgcattttggtgtgtgtgcgtgcgtttgtgtgcgtgtgtgtgcgtgtgtgtgtgtgtgcatgcgtgtgtacgtgcacgctCTTTAGGTGGTGTACCTGACTGCTACCTTCCCGTACGTGATGCTGTTTGTGCTGCTGATTCGTGGCGTGAGTCTGCCAGGGGCCTCCAAAGGAATCATATACTACCTCCAGCCCAACGCCACACGCCTCTCTGACccacaggtagcacacacacacacacacacacacacacacacacacacacacacacacacacacacacacacacacacacacacacacacacacacacacacacacacacacacacacacacacacacagactaccccCAACTCAACACGCCTGTGATCCATAGGTAGCCAATACacttacacaaccacacacgcacatgcacacacacacacacttgccttatTATCatgacttttaaatctcttcaagacttggtctgaccaagatcataacaactaacattcttaaacggcatggttgacaacTGAGCCGttgctgagccgaaggtgttgcgtcgctGTGAGGGCGGAGCCTTGGTAACACGCACTACCCCCAATGCAACGCCCCTGTCTGACCCTCacctagcctacacacacacacacacacacacacacacacacacacacacacacacacacacacacacacacacacacacacacacacacacacacactacctacaACCCAACGCTACATTCCTGTCTAACCAAtaggcaacacacacgcacacacacgcacacatggacacgcgcacatgtaacggatgccaactagcagagtgtggcgtggaacattagtaaacctccctcccgaagcctcatacagtatcggtagcgctgagctatcggactggtccttaagTTCAACGGTATGGTGCTGTTCCTCCCATGCCCTGACtaatgcgttgactaggaggtggtggaGTTCGAGTCACGAGAGGTGGACTTctcaggaacacctcagttacacacacacacacacacacccctctgttaCCTCAAACCAGGGGTTTAAATGAACACCGGCCAACCGGTCAAATACGGGTGAAATTTTAGcttggctggtaaaaaaaagacGCACTTACACTGTCTGCATgaccaataacacacacacacacacacacacacccacacacacgcacacacacacacacacacacacacacacacacacacacacacacacacgcacacgctatcTGCCTTTCTGACTTGCAGGTAACCACCCGCATAATGCaagcgtctctctctttctctctctctctctctctctctctctctctgcatcacacAAACGCTCACTCCATACTCATACATGACGAGACAAAGTAAGTATACACACCATTGCATGCCCATGACTACCCATTTTACTTCCATGTGTCTTTTTAACACCACAACCCAGACCTTTAgtctctgcgtgcgtgcatgcgtacgtgcgtgcgtgcgtgtgtgtgcgtgtgtgtaatatgtaCCTGTGGCTGTGTGATTGTGATGTGCGTATAGGTCTGGATGGATGCTGGAACTCAGATTTTCTTTTCCTATGGCATCTGCCTGGGCAGCCTTACAGCACTGGGTAGTTACAACAGATACAACAATGACTGCTACAAGTAAGATGTGTCACGTAAtgtactgtttgtttgtttgttttgtttgtccccccccctcctctatctatctatctgtctttctttctgtgccttcctttctttccttctttcttt contains:
- the LOC134463863 gene encoding sodium- and chloride-dependent GABA transporter 2-like; the encoded protein is MAVEKGGALKNDGVQPKLVDGGSGETLQLHDRGQWASKAEFLLAVAGQIIGLGNVWRFPYLCYKNGGGVFFVPYLLFLVLCGVPLFLLETSLGQFTCLGGVSAWRSICPLFGGLGYASQIMILHGCVYYIVILAWAFFYLCSSFQSVLPWSHCNNTWNTADCVEFDKQNLTANASGLMGNATSPVMQFWEREVLKLSPSPDELGSVNWRLALCLLFVWVVCYFCVWKGVKSTGKVVYLTATFPYVMLFVLLIRGVSLPGASKGIIYYLQPNATRLSDPQVWMDAGTQIFFSYGICLGSLTALGSYNRYNNDCYKDSFLLCLLNSGTSFLAGFAIFSVLGYMAEEQGVKISEVAQSGPGLAFIAFPRAVSMMPLPQLWAVCFFLMIIMLGLDTQFVSLEALMTSVSDLYPTLIRRGYRRELLLLVICTVCCLLGLVMVTPGGLYIFQIYDQFSCSGASLLLLSIFQSLAVGWVYGPERFCENIRSMVGYYPSPVFRLCWRYLTPTVCIATFVFSLISWAPLDLGKGVVAPSWATALGWLLTFSSVSMLPLWALYALLNTPGTFTQRVRQLCQPAAGSPLAHKPVLGNGCDLSLDPRGYPTSEKLLVGSII